The Candidatus Defluviibacterium haderslevense DNA window GTAATCGATGATTTGGCTCCTGGTACTTCTGATACTGTTGTAACCAATGGCCGATTCGATCCAAAAGATCTTCCTGTTGGAGAATATAAGATTACCTGGAGAACATATACGCCAGGTGCAACTGATGCTACAACTGCAGATAATTCCATGAGTGCTAAATTCGAAGTAACAGAGACTACTTTTGCTAAAGAGCCTATTGCTGATGATGACGTTCGTGCTGGTGGGCACTATTTATATGGAAATCAATTCCGTACTTCTAATTGTTGGAATCCAAAAGATGATTTCTATGCCACACAGGCTACCATTCAGTTAACATCAACTTCATCTTCTGGTGGGGCTGGTACATTAGACGGTTATCAAGTAGTAGTATACGTTTTAAAAGTGAAAGATGATGTATTAAGTGATTTTAGTAATTTTGAAACAACTAAAGACATTAACGCAGCCGATGGATCATTAGAGATCGTTGGACTAGGAGATTATACTTGTACAGGTGAAGCAGATTTTGACGATATCAATGTTCCATTATTGGATTTTGATGGTAAAAAATTAAGACTTGATCCTGCTACAAGATATTTTGTTGTAGTCGACCATCCTGCTGAGTTGACTGGTGCCGATGTGGTTCGCCATGCAGCTAATCTAACAAGCTTTAAAGATTTTGGAATGGCAACTTTCAATACTCCAGTTTATGTTGAAGCTCAAGGACGATGGTTCACTGGATTCACCGGTAATCCTCAACCTGTTGTACGTTTAGAAATTGAGAATTTATTTGTTGCTAATAAAGATATCAAACAATTAGATGTAAATTCATTAAAGATCAAAACAAACCCTGTGGTTAATAAAACATTGGATTTGACGATCAATTTAGACAAAACATCTGATGCGAACTTAATGATTATGGATCTTCAGGGAAAAGTTATTTCTTCAACTGATCTTCAATCTGTTCAAACTAAAGATATGAGTTTAGATGTTTCATCTTGCAAAGCTGGAAACTATTTTGTAAAACTTTCTACCAAAGACGGTATACGTGCTTTACAATTTAATGTTGCTAAATAAAGTAATATAAAATAATATTTTGAAAAGCCTCGCAATGTTTTGCGGGGCTTTTTTTATGTTAAAATTTTTATCATTTATAATATATTCGTTAGCTTTAATTTTTATTCATAAATATTATTTTAACTTTTAAAATAATGAATAGTTATTGGGCACACTCGATTTTATTTTGTATTTTAATAATGAATGGTGTTCAGGCTCAATACCCAATATTTTGGGGTGGACCGGGCAACAAAGATTCTGAATTCGATGGCGGACTTAATGGATGGACAACAACAGGTTTAGCATCATCAATCCCGGATTCTGCTATAAATGCTGTTTGGACATATTCTAAAACATCGGATGCTCGACCTTTTGTTTTTGGAGGCGGGACTCCTTCTGCAAATGTTCCAATTCATTCATTATCTAATGCGAATGGAGCCGCAGTTTTTAATTCAGCATATTTAGATACCAGAGGAGTCTTTTCAAACCTTGGAACTGATAAAGGTCCTGCCCCTGCATTGTCAAAAATGTATTTTCCTGATAATAAATTTGGAATTCAATCCGGAGTATTGACAAGTCCTAAGATAGACTGTTCATCACAAAGTACAGTGGCCGTTTGGTTCTTTCAATTATACTATAAATTTTATGGCAAAACAAGTATTGAAGTAACACATGATGGTGGCGTGAATTGGCAAGAATTCCCTATTAATATTGAATCGCCCGCTGCAAATAACCATGTTAATAATAGATTGCTGGTGGATATTACTTCTGCTGCTGCTGGATATCCAGAAGTACAATTTAGATTTAAATGGTCCAATGCATTTTACTTCTGGATTATTGATGATGTTTATTTAGTAAATAGGCCAGATCATGATTTAGCTATAACTCATCCTTATTATTCACCAAGTAGTTATGCAATACCTATTTCCCAAACTTGCCAGGACAGTCTTATTTTTAAAGCTGCAATTTCTAATCACGGAAGTAAAACACAACGTGATGTGGTCTTTGCTTGTTATGTCGAAAATAATATGGGTTTAACTTTTTTTTCAGATAGTATCATCATACCTGAATTAAAAGCTAACACAAAAGATTCAATAATTACCTTATCGAATACATTTAAGATTAAAAATCTTCCACACGAGGAAGGAATATATAAAATCATATGGAAAATTTATTCATTAACATCAATAGATGCTATTCCTGAGGATAATATAATCCATGCAAATTTCGAAATAACCGTAGATGATGAATCCATCTTTGCTAAAGAAACAAAAGCAAATGGTAGTCTGCGCTTTCCGGGTAATTATTTGATTGGTGCTCAATATAGAACTCCTGATTGTCTAGATAAGCGGTATGATTTTGAAATAGAAAATGTTCTAGTCCAATTAACATCAACACCAAGTTCTGGCTCAGCAGGAAGGTTAGATGGATACCAAGTTATCGTATATATCTTAAAAGTAAAAGATACAGTTAATGCTGACTTTAGCAATTTTGCATTAGATAGAGATTTTGGTGATTTCAGTGGCTCTCTTGAATTTATCGGTTTAGGAGATTATACCTGTAATGGGGAAGCCAATTTTGAAGATATTTTTGTTCCAGTGACCGATATTAATGAAAAGAAAATAGACTTAGAACCTAATACGAGATATTTTATTTTAGTAGATCATCATTTAGAAATTCCAGGAACATTTAGTATTGAACACGCAGCAGATTTATCTTCTTTGAATGCTTTTGAAACTATACCGTTTAATACTCCTGTTTATCTAAAAGATAAAGGTCTATGGCTAGCAAGCATTCCTGGCAACCCTCAACCAGTATGTAGATTGAAAATTTTTCCAGGATATATTATCGAAACTAATAATAGTATAGCCTTAAGTCAAAATAGTTTAACCATAAAATCGAATCCAGTAATCCATTCCAACTTAGAGTTAAACATACAATTAGAAGAAACATCAGATGCT harbors:
- a CDS encoding T9SS type A sorting domain-containing protein; protein product: MQKIISTIILSVLMISQMSAQTIFWGGPGNKDSEFNGGLNAWTTEGLASAVKDSAKNAVWTHSKTANAAPFIFGGGTPSANVAVNSKSKANGAAVFNSAYLETRGVFANIGTGKGPAPCYPKGSTGITSGTTATQIGVLTSPIIDCSAQTTVGVWFYQLYYKFNGTTSIEVTHDGGTTWQEFPINEVSPAVNGNVNNRLLVDITSAAAGFANVQFRFKWSGGLYFWVIDDVYLANLPDNDLALSQPFYTPGSYATPLSQICGDTFVIQATVSNKGGKTQQNLVLAGYVTDVSGQLYFADSIVIDDLAPGTSDTVVTNGRFDPKDLPVGEYKITWRTYTPGATDATTADNSMSAKFEVTETTFAKEPIADDDVRAGGHYLYGNQFRTSNCWNPKDDFYATQATIQLTSTSSSGGAGTLDGYQVVVYVLKVKDDVLSDFSNFETTKDINAADGSLEIVGLGDYTCTGEADFDDINVPLLDFDGKKLRLDPATRYFVVVDHPAELTGADVVRHAANLTSFKDFGMATFNTPVYVEAQGRWFTGFTGNPQPVVRLEIENLFVANKDIKQLDVNSLKIKTNPVVNKTLDLTINLDKTSDANLMIMDLQGKVISSTDLQSVQTKDMSLDVSSCKAGNYFVKLSTKDGIRALQFNVAK